In the genome of Halapricum salinum, one region contains:
- a CDS encoding M48 family metallopeptidase gives MSRLSRRALMWLVGTALLVVYLLAALLTYELFVYLLERPPDPLTALLTIGLVVLVASYLSYRFGTRQLLAGLGGIEIRPRNAPALFDQLDRLEQRMTVERPRVVVADLGVPNAFALGGVRSGVLVFDRSLLRVLSPDEREAILAHELAHLESYDAFVQTLSYSVLRTIVGLLLLPLLPLLFLVTGIARGLAWIRGRPGEWTRNPVMVVYYWATLSVTLLAIGLTVLIRAHSRRREYAADDRAVEITGRPLALARALRKIDRATERQRGLLSTLYVQGDDEGVLTRLLSTHPPMDDRIERLLDRAEADSLRGRRVPIE, from the coding sequence ATGTCGCGGCTCTCTCGACGGGCGCTCATGTGGCTGGTCGGGACTGCGCTACTCGTCGTCTACCTGCTGGCAGCGCTCCTGACCTACGAGCTCTTCGTCTACCTGCTGGAACGCCCGCCGGACCCGCTGACCGCCCTGCTCACGATCGGTCTCGTCGTGCTCGTCGCGAGCTACCTGAGCTACCGCTTCGGGACCCGCCAGCTACTCGCGGGACTGGGCGGGATCGAGATCCGCCCTCGAAACGCCCCGGCGCTGTTCGACCAACTCGACAGACTCGAACAGCGGATGACCGTCGAACGACCGCGCGTCGTCGTCGCGGACCTGGGCGTCCCCAACGCGTTCGCGCTCGGCGGCGTCCGCTCGGGCGTGCTCGTCTTCGACCGCTCACTCTTGCGCGTCCTCTCGCCTGACGAGCGCGAGGCGATCCTCGCCCACGAACTGGCTCATCTCGAAAGCTACGACGCCTTCGTCCAGACGCTCTCCTACAGCGTCCTCCGGACGATCGTCGGGCTGCTGTTGCTCCCCCTGCTCCCCCTACTGTTTCTGGTCACCGGGATCGCTCGCGGCCTGGCCTGGATCCGCGGTCGGCCAGGTGAGTGGACGCGCAACCCCGTCATGGTCGTCTACTACTGGGCGACCCTCAGCGTGACGCTGCTGGCGATCGGACTCACCGTGCTGATCCGCGCTCACTCCCGGCGCCGTGAATACGCCGCAGACGACCGCGCCGTCGAAATCACGGGTCGGCCACTCGCACTGGCCCGCGCGCTCCGGAAGATCGATCGCGCGACCGAACGCCAGCGCGGCCTGCTCTCGACACTGTACGTCCAGGGTGACGACGAAGGGGTGCTGACGCGTCTGCTATCGACGCATCCGCCGATGGACGATCGAATCGAGCGACTGCTCGACCGTGCCGAGGCCGACTCGCTTCGGGGCCGACGCGTTCCGATCGAGTGA
- a CDS encoding DMT family transporter, with protein sequence MRYRNLLLFLVLSVVWGSAFVAIKAGLADIPPVLFAAIRYDIAGVLMFAYAAVAVDQWRPRNRRDWAAIAVGAIFLIAGYHVFLFVGEQGTTSAAAAVIVSLSPVLTTGFARLFLPEERLTVAGIAGMILGVVGVGVLVSPDPSNLLTEDVVSSLLVFGAAVSFALGSVLTRWLDADLPIETMEAWSMVGGAILMHGLALTLPGERLAAITWSPQALFALGYLSVVASAIGFLIYFDLLERLGPIEINLVSYLAPVVAAVVGVALLGEVIDISTAIGFVCIASGFALLKRRALASELSRFA encoded by the coding sequence GTGCGCTATCGCAACCTCCTGTTGTTTCTCGTCCTCTCGGTGGTCTGGGGCAGCGCCTTCGTCGCCATCAAGGCCGGACTGGCCGACATCCCACCAGTGCTGTTCGCGGCGATCCGCTACGACATCGCGGGCGTGCTCATGTTCGCCTACGCGGCCGTCGCTGTCGATCAGTGGCGGCCCCGCAATCGACGGGACTGGGCCGCGATCGCGGTCGGCGCGATCTTTCTCATCGCCGGCTATCACGTCTTCCTGTTCGTCGGCGAACAGGGGACGACCAGCGCCGCAGCGGCCGTCATCGTGAGTCTCTCTCCTGTGCTCACCACGGGGTTCGCCCGCCTGTTCCTCCCCGAAGAGCGCCTCACCGTCGCTGGAATCGCCGGGATGATCCTCGGAGTGGTCGGCGTGGGCGTGCTTGTCAGTCCCGATCCATCGAATCTCCTGACCGAGGACGTCGTCTCCAGCCTGCTCGTGTTCGGCGCTGCCGTCTCCTTTGCGCTCGGGAGCGTCCTCACGCGGTGGCTCGACGCCGATCTCCCGATCGAGACGATGGAGGCCTGGTCGATGGTCGGCGGTGCGATACTCATGCACGGACTCGCGCTCACCCTCCCCGGAGAGCGACTGGCTGCAATCACGTGGTCGCCTCAAGCTCTGTTTGCGCTGGGCTATCTCTCCGTAGTCGCCAGTGCGATCGGCTTTCTCATCTACTTCGACCTGCTGGAGCGACTCGGGCCGATCGAGATCAACCTCGTCTCCTATCTCGCGCCGGTCGTCGCCGCCGTCGTCGGCGTCGCGCTACTGGGCGAAGTGATCGACATCTCGACGGCTATCGGATTCGTCTGTATCGCGAGCGGGTTCGCGCTCCTGAAGCGTCGGGCACTCGCCAGCGAACTCTCGCGGTTCGCGTGA
- a CDS encoding CBS domain-containing protein — protein MVTARDIMTSPVETITPDDDVSEVLTRLAKADFSGFPVVEGGAVVGVVTETDLVDLFQPSDRTLWIPIGFPPFIETLTYGVDLSWNDLDVGIDLVKNSGKPISDVMITDVVTVSPEDSVDTVIDFLADSERDINRLPVVEGGDLVGIITREDVLRTLSEREQSI, from the coding sequence ATGGTCACTGCTCGCGACATCATGACGAGTCCGGTCGAGACGATCACGCCCGACGACGACGTCAGCGAGGTGCTGACCCGCCTGGCGAAAGCCGACTTCAGCGGCTTCCCCGTCGTCGAGGGCGGGGCCGTAGTCGGTGTCGTCACCGAGACGGATCTCGTGGATCTCTTCCAGCCCTCGGATCGGACGCTGTGGATCCCCATCGGCTTCCCGCCCTTTATCGAGACGCTGACCTACGGCGTCGATCTCTCCTGGAACGACCTCGACGTCGGGATCGATCTCGTGAAAAACTCCGGCAAGCCGATCAGCGACGTCATGATCACCGACGTCGTCACCGTCTCGCCCGAGGACAGCGTCGACACCGTGATCGACTTCCTGGCCGATTCAGAGCGGGACATCAACCGCCTACCAGTAGTCGAGGGCGGCGACCTCGTCGGGATCATCACCCGTGAGGACGTCCTGCGGACGCTCAGCGAACGCGAGCAGTCCATCTGA
- a CDS encoding ribonuclease HI, whose amino-acid sequence MAAYGRPSLRDLFDESPTPHIAHPPRTHHRDFYVATDGSFRESGGGLGVVIETRDGERVGRLSVGDRSPDNNVAEYRALHLGLDLLAARAPSSARVGVLLDHDDLAANVNAAVLASRAPTAEPPHQLAVPAETRYHWRGVMARINGFEEIRAARISSDRNPAHPLANAPDQYGHVNNEPDRCVLPEPIEPTDERVPPPSRSNRGSANASD is encoded by the coding sequence ATGGCCGCATATGGCCGGCCGTCGTTGCGGGATCTGTTCGACGAATCGCCAACCCCCCACATCGCGCATCCGCCGCGCACACATCACCGAGACTTCTACGTCGCTACCGACGGCTCGTTCAGAGAGTCGGGTGGCGGTCTCGGCGTCGTCATCGAGACGCGAGACGGCGAGCGCGTCGGACGGCTCTCGGTCGGGGATCGATCGCCGGACAACAACGTCGCCGAGTACCGGGCGCTGCACCTCGGGCTGGACCTGCTCGCCGCACGAGCGCCGTCGAGTGCGCGCGTCGGCGTCCTGCTCGACCACGACGATCTGGCGGCGAACGTCAACGCCGCCGTCCTGGCGTCACGAGCACCCACAGCCGAGCCACCGCACCAGCTGGCGGTTCCCGCGGAGACGCGGTACCACTGGCGAGGCGTGATGGCTCGGATCAACGGCTTCGAGGAGATCCGCGCCGCACGGATCTCCAGCGACCGTAATCCCGCTCATCCGCTGGCGAACGCGCCCGACCAGTACGGGCACGTCAACAACGAGCCCGATCGGTGCGTCCTGCCCGAACCGATCGAGCCCACCGACGAACGGGTCCCACCGCCGTCGCGATCCAATCGCGGCAGCGCCAACGCGAGCGACTAG
- a CDS encoding DUF7557 family protein, whose product MSTSIRVSDDTKSMLAVLKEDDESWDEFLARLARRERDVDELGGFAAEGIEKSMEQTHEDLNESLADNVETE is encoded by the coding sequence ATGAGTACCTCAATTCGCGTTTCGGACGATACCAAGTCTATGCTCGCCGTTCTGAAAGAGGACGACGAGAGCTGGGACGAATTTTTAGCCCGGCTTGCCCGGCGAGAACGCGATGTCGACGAACTCGGCGGGTTTGCTGCCGAGGGCATCGAGAAGAGTATGGAACAGACACACGAGGACCTGAACGAATCGCTCGCCGATAACGTCGAAACAGAATGA
- a CDS encoding type II toxin-antitoxin system VapC family toxin, with protein MICLDNSVLRRFASPNPSPGVDEYLKENASVPWVIPATVAFEYYVFYDTQAEIRTQQRLLNSRLDGILPLTDEVASEAAQLQTLLAEHDIALDLVDLLHVATARDSGATFVTRDAGDFDKQPLKDLLSIDIIDS; from the coding sequence ATGATCTGTCTCGATAATAGCGTCCTTCGGCGCTTCGCCAGTCCAAATCCGTCCCCCGGTGTCGATGAATATCTCAAAGAGAACGCCTCGGTCCCGTGGGTAATTCCTGCAACAGTCGCCTTCGAGTACTACGTCTTCTACGATACGCAAGCAGAGATACGTACGCAGCAACGACTGCTCAACTCACGGCTGGACGGGATTTTACCGCTCACTGACGAGGTGGCTTCCGAGGCAGCCCAACTACAGACGCTCCTCGCTGAACACGATATCGCTCTCGATCTCGTTGATCTTCTTCACGTCGCGACTGCACGAGATTCCGGCGCGACGTTCGTCACGCGGGACGCCGGTGACTTCGACAAACAACCCCTCAAAGATCTACTTTCGATCGATATTATCGACAGCTAG
- a CDS encoding NADP-dependent malic enzyme codes for MGLDEDALDYHSQDPPGKIEIATTKPTNTQRDLSLAYSPGVAAPCRNIRDNPSDVFKYTAKGNLVAVVSDGSATLGLGDIGPEACKPVMEGKGVLFKRFADIDVFDLELDADDPDAMVGAVSAMEPTFGGINLEDIKAPECFEVERRLREQMDVPVFHDDQHGTAIISGAALLNAAEIAGKDLAELDIVFSGAGASAIATARFYVSLGVDRENVTMCDSSGIITDARAEADEVNEFKREFASDRPEGDLADAIAGADVFVGLSVGGIVDQEMVRSMAENPIIFAMANPDPEIAYEDAKHARDDTVIMATGRSDYPNQVNNVLGFPFIFRGALDVRATEINEEMKVAAARALASLARQDVPDAVVKAYGDEPLQFGPEYIIPKPLDPRVLFEVTPAVAEAAMESGSARASLDLDDYVEKLEARLGKSREMMRVVLNKAKSDPKRVVLAEGDDEKMIRAAYQLVDQGIARPLLLGDRDRITAIVETLGLSFDPDILDPDESDLERYADRLYELRQRKGVTRREAGELIRDGNYLGSVLVEMDEADAMLTGLTHHYPSALRPPLRVVGTAPDADYVAGVYMLTFKNQVIFCADTTVNTDPSAEVMAEVTRHTADLAREFNVDPRAAILSYSNFGSVDTEGTEKPRRAAEMLRDDPAVDFPVDGEMQADTAVVEEILTDTYEFSDLDDPANVLVFPNLEAGNIGYKLLQRLGGAEAIGPMLVGMDKPVHVIQRGDEVKDIVNLAGVAVVDAQEE; via the coding sequence ATGGGACTCGACGAGGACGCACTCGACTACCACAGTCAGGATCCACCTGGCAAGATCGAGATCGCGACCACCAAACCGACCAACACGCAACGTGACCTCTCGCTGGCGTACTCCCCGGGCGTCGCCGCACCCTGCCGGAACATCCGTGACAACCCGAGCGACGTCTTCAAATACACGGCCAAGGGCAACCTCGTGGCCGTCGTCTCGGACGGCAGTGCCACTCTCGGCCTGGGCGACATCGGCCCCGAAGCCTGCAAGCCGGTCATGGAGGGCAAGGGCGTCCTGTTCAAGCGCTTCGCCGACATCGACGTCTTCGACCTGGAACTCGACGCAGACGACCCCGACGCGATGGTCGGGGCCGTCTCGGCGATGGAGCCGACCTTCGGGGGGATCAACCTCGAAGACATCAAAGCGCCGGAGTGTTTCGAGGTCGAGCGTCGCCTGCGCGAGCAGATGGACGTCCCGGTCTTCCACGACGACCAGCACGGGACCGCGATCATCTCGGGCGCTGCACTGCTCAACGCGGCCGAAATCGCCGGCAAGGATCTCGCAGAGCTCGACATCGTCTTCTCCGGTGCGGGTGCCAGCGCCATCGCAACCGCCCGCTTCTACGTCTCGCTCGGCGTCGATCGTGAGAACGTCACGATGTGTGACTCCTCGGGGATCATCACCGACGCTCGGGCGGAAGCTGACGAGGTCAACGAGTTCAAACGGGAGTTCGCCAGCGACCGCCCCGAGGGTGATCTCGCCGACGCGATAGCGGGCGCGGACGTCTTCGTCGGTCTCTCGGTCGGCGGGATCGTCGACCAGGAGATGGTCCGCTCGATGGCGGAAAATCCGATCATCTTCGCGATGGCCAATCCCGATCCGGAGATCGCCTACGAGGACGCCAAGCACGCCCGCGACGACACGGTCATCATGGCCACCGGGCGCTCTGATTACCCGAACCAGGTCAACAACGTGCTCGGGTTCCCCTTCATCTTCCGCGGAGCACTGGACGTCCGGGCGACCGAGATCAACGAGGAGATGAAAGTCGCGGCCGCCAGGGCGTTGGCCTCGCTCGCGAGACAAGACGTCCCCGACGCCGTCGTCAAGGCCTACGGTGACGAGCCGCTACAGTTCGGCCCCGAGTACATCATCCCCAAACCACTGGACCCGCGTGTCCTCTTCGAGGTGACGCCCGCCGTCGCCGAGGCAGCCATGGAGTCGGGCTCGGCCCGGGCGAGTCTCGACCTCGACGACTACGTCGAGAAGCTCGAAGCCCGCCTCGGCAAGAGTCGGGAGATGATGCGCGTGGTGTTGAACAAGGCAAAGAGCGACCCCAAACGCGTCGTGCTCGCGGAGGGCGACGACGAGAAGATGATCCGGGCGGCATACCAGCTGGTCGACCAGGGGATCGCTCGCCCGCTCCTGCTGGGCGATCGCGACCGGATCACCGCCATCGTCGAGACGCTCGGTCTCAGTTTCGATCCTGACATCCTCGACCCCGACGAATCCGACCTCGAACGATACGCCGACCGGCTGTACGAACTCCGCCAGCGCAAGGGAGTCACGCGCCGGGAAGCCGGCGAGTTGATCCGGGACGGCAACTACCTCGGCAGCGTCCTCGTCGAGATGGACGAAGCCGACGCCATGCTCACGGGGCTGACTCATCACTATCCCTCCGCGCTCAGACCACCGTTGCGGGTCGTCGGGACCGCGCCGGACGCCGACTACGTCGCCGGCGTCTACATGTTGACGTTCAAGAATCAGGTGATCTTCTGTGCCGATACGACCGTCAATACCGATCCCAGCGCCGAAGTGATGGCCGAAGTCACGCGCCACACCGCCGACCTCGCACGCGAGTTCAACGTCGACCCGCGGGCGGCGATCCTCTCCTACTCGAACTTCGGCAGTGTCGACACCGAGGGGACCGAAAAGCCCCGGCGCGCAGCCGAGATGCTCCGGGACGATCCGGCTGTGGACTTCCCGGTCGACGGCGAGATGCAGGCCGACACCGCCGTCGTCGAGGAGATCCTCACCGATACCTACGAGTTCTCCGACCTCGACGACCCCGCGAACGTGCTCGTCTTCCCGAATCTCGAAGCCGGCAACATCGGCTACAAACTCCTGCAGCGACTCGGTGGCGCCGAAGCCATCGGCCCGATGCTCGTCGGCATGGACAAACCCGTCCACGTCATCCAGCGCGGTGACGAAGTGAAGGATATCGTAAACCTTGCAGGGGTCGCGGTGGTGGACGCACAGGAGGAGTGA